A window of Pseudophryne corroboree isolate aPseCor3 chromosome 12, aPseCor3.hap2, whole genome shotgun sequence contains these coding sequences:
- the ANKRD9 gene encoding ankyrin repeat domain-containing protein 9: MPGTAHYQSQRQCKQTSFAFYQAVRDLLPVWLLEDMRLMEVLHWEDGGRVSCYSPSEALLYALVHDHQPYARYLLHHFPQDALAVPSPSFSCCQAAAPHLPLAVRYDRLQILREILHTLQALPAASRAACINRRGCQRLEGGKTPVHLACELQRAECLTLLLGHGSCPYATDCSGNTPLDCLLQLIRTGAPQDPRPLRLCMDSLLLYMPRGLPPSTRHQLQQESIAWQELLGQELFRWLTGTSPPSLGTLAMQSLLRALPADRFPEVLEEIHLPQCLRPPALQQQLVRR, encoded by the coding sequence ATGCCCGGTACGGCGCACTACCAGTCCCAGAGACAATGCAAGCAGACGTCGTTTGCCTTCTACCAGGCGGTGCGGGACCTGCTGCCGGTGTGGCTGCTGGAGGACATGCGGCTGATGGAGGTTCTGCACTGGGAGGATGGCGGCCGGGTCAGCTGCTACTCGCCCTCCGAGGCTCTGCTCTACGCCCTGGTCCATGACCATCAGCCCTACGCCCGCTACCTGCTCCACCACTTCCCACAGGACGCCCTGGCCGTGCCCAGCCCGAGCTTCAGCTGTTGCcaggctgccgccccgcatctGCCACTGGCTGTGCGCTATGATCGGCTGCAGATCCTGCGGGAGATCCTGCACACCCTGCAAGCCCTCCCAGCCGCCAGCCGGGCCGCCTGCATCAACCGGCGGGGCTGCCAGCGGCTGGAGGGCGGAAAGACGCCGGTGCACCTGGCCTGTGAGCTGCAGCGAGCCGAGTGCCTAACCCTGTTGTTGGGGCACGGATCCTGCCCCTATGCCACGGACTGCAGCGGCAACACTCCACTGGACTGCCTGCTGCAGCTCATCCGGACCGGAGCCCCGCAGGACCCGCGCCCCCTGCGGCTGTGCATGGACTCCCTGCTCCTCTACATGCCTAGGgggctgcccccctccacccggcaTCAGCTGCAGCAGGAGAGCATAGCCTGGCAGGAGCTGCTGGGGCAGGAGCTGTTCAGATGGCTGACTGGCACCTCTCCCCCCAGCCTGGGCACCCTGGCCATGCAGAGCCTGCTGAGGGCCCTGCCCGCTGACCGGTTCCCTGAGGTGCTGGAGGAGATCCATCTACCACAGTGCCTGAGACCCCCAGCCTTACAGCAGCAGCTTGTGCGGAGGTAG